The Nocardioides panzhihuensis genome has a segment encoding these proteins:
- a CDS encoding glycosyltransferase, with the protein MPSTLLSFPHYASNPYLTMLTVAPRAAGWDVVDGIRTLHRLELRAGHLASGDVLHVHWTSPVTSGCQNADEAWAKAARFEDVLTGVRSRGVDVIWTVHNSIAHEADYMDVELAVAKMLARHATRIIRLNPATIEETAAYYALPPEKVVELPHSSYLGVYPDGGDDVASRERIGVPQGVPTVGFIGQIRAYKGLDVLCRAVKIAARTVPDLTFVVAGKVVPAEDHQTVEAMLSSPNVVKRLEFVETADYSDWLRSSDVVALPYRRILNSGSLLAAGTFGRTALIPEGTPIARQFAEQPWVVTYAPEPDEPAALAAAILEALEGQEERRRAAHEYTRAYTPYDMSRDYLRLLEGLAGVVELAA; encoded by the coding sequence ATGCCTTCGACCCTCCTGTCGTTCCCTCACTATGCGAGCAACCCTTACCTGACGATGCTCACCGTGGCGCCGCGAGCCGCCGGGTGGGACGTGGTGGACGGCATCCGCACACTGCACCGCCTGGAGCTGAGGGCCGGGCACCTCGCCTCTGGAGATGTGCTCCACGTGCACTGGACCTCGCCGGTGACCAGCGGTTGCCAGAATGCTGACGAAGCCTGGGCCAAGGCCGCCCGGTTCGAGGACGTGCTCACCGGCGTACGCAGCCGTGGCGTCGACGTGATCTGGACGGTGCACAACTCGATCGCCCACGAGGCCGACTACATGGATGTCGAGCTCGCGGTCGCCAAGATGCTGGCGAGGCACGCGACCCGGATCATCCGGCTCAACCCGGCGACCATCGAGGAGACCGCGGCCTACTACGCGCTCCCGCCCGAGAAGGTCGTCGAACTGCCACACTCGTCCTACCTCGGCGTCTACCCGGACGGCGGTGACGACGTCGCCTCGCGCGAGCGCATCGGCGTGCCTCAGGGGGTACCGACAGTGGGTTTCATCGGCCAGATCCGGGCCTACAAGGGGCTCGACGTGCTCTGCCGGGCCGTCAAGATCGCAGCGCGCACGGTCCCTGACCTGACCTTCGTCGTGGCCGGCAAGGTCGTGCCGGCCGAGGATCACCAGACAGTCGAGGCGATGTTGTCCTCTCCCAACGTCGTGAAGCGGCTGGAGTTCGTCGAGACTGCCGACTACTCCGACTGGCTGCGGTCCAGCGACGTGGTCGCGTTGCCTTACCGCCGGATCCTCAACTCCGGCTCGCTGCTTGCCGCCGGGACGTTCGGCCGCACGGCCCTCATCCCCGAGGGCACCCCGATCGCACGACAGTTCGCGGAGCAGCCGTGGGTGGTGACCTACGCGCCCGAGCCCGACGAACCGGCAGCGCTGGCGGCGGCGATCCTGGAGGCGCTCGAGGGGCAGGAGGAGCGGCGCCGCGCGGCCCACGAGTACACCCGGGCCTACACGCCCTATGACATGTCGCGCGACTACCTGCGGCTGCTCGAGGGCCTGGCCGGCGTTGTGGAGCTGGCGGCCTGA
- a CDS encoding glycosyltransferase family 2 protein yields the protein MAVPELSVVVPTRDLGPWVGELLSSILEDQSTEQAPLDLEVILVDDASTDETFEIAQTYAARDARLTVVCSPGTGGGQARNHGVSLARGEFLAFADGDDLVPRGAYAAMLRKTRETGSDMVVGRFFKLFSDRVWWPVRVWPAFDEERTLLKLADAPSALRNRACWNRVFRRSFWDAAQISFPDATRSNDIEPMVHALTTARFDIVTETVYVYRDRPGPGSMTAKSHSPEGLISYLEQELRCARRIVELGDPKVRAEYASLVFAADGWTAIVRALRGMSVIDAAALEPARLMICELVGLFDEGVIDDLDDVKRWGWRLVESGKWATVARLIGDDVRWEERTVADLLESLRLVADSGVAPLRTLRRPLVDVVTTIALSDETLVGDDLADLVLKHRDLFTAVAEAADDPGWRLSRILVALEDGPELLRQVVAGATDPVTATSLSLVDGHVHLRLTHTTVGAEGLRVVFAHDSRRRTFDYDAAELASGEVEVALSTSTLAGGRWRVRFQGRDALGEFDGPVVIDADVIGERSADRARIVELEGRARHGIDIDPSIGERGVRKARRVAGRIVRRVRR from the coding sequence ATGGCGGTGCCCGAGCTGTCCGTCGTCGTGCCGACCCGCGATCTGGGCCCCTGGGTGGGTGAGCTTCTCTCCTCGATCCTCGAGGACCAGTCGACCGAGCAGGCGCCGCTGGACCTGGAGGTCATCCTCGTCGACGACGCCTCCACGGACGAGACCTTCGAGATCGCCCAGACGTACGCAGCCCGAGACGCTCGCCTGACGGTGGTCTGCTCGCCGGGCACCGGTGGAGGACAGGCGCGCAATCACGGTGTGTCGCTGGCGCGCGGCGAGTTCCTCGCCTTCGCCGACGGCGACGACCTCGTGCCCCGCGGGGCGTACGCCGCGATGCTGCGCAAGACGCGGGAGACCGGCTCGGACATGGTGGTCGGCCGGTTCTTCAAGCTCTTCAGCGACCGGGTCTGGTGGCCGGTGCGGGTATGGCCTGCCTTCGACGAAGAGCGCACCCTGCTGAAGTTGGCCGACGCGCCCTCCGCCTTGCGCAACCGGGCCTGCTGGAACCGAGTCTTCCGGCGCAGCTTCTGGGACGCAGCGCAGATCTCGTTCCCCGACGCGACCCGATCCAACGACATCGAGCCGATGGTGCACGCACTGACCACCGCCCGCTTCGACATCGTCACCGAGACGGTCTACGTCTACCGAGACCGGCCGGGACCTGGGTCGATGACGGCGAAGTCACACTCGCCCGAAGGGCTCATCAGCTATCTCGAGCAGGAGCTGCGCTGTGCCCGCCGGATCGTCGAGCTCGGTGACCCGAAGGTGCGCGCGGAGTATGCCTCGCTGGTCTTCGCCGCCGACGGCTGGACGGCGATCGTCCGGGCGTTGCGCGGGATGTCGGTGATCGACGCAGCCGCGTTGGAGCCCGCGCGGCTGATGATCTGTGAGCTGGTCGGCCTCTTCGACGAGGGTGTCATCGACGACCTGGACGACGTGAAGCGGTGGGGATGGCGGCTGGTCGAGTCGGGCAAGTGGGCGACAGTGGCCCGGCTGATCGGTGACGACGTTCGCTGGGAGGAACGGACCGTTGCCGATCTTCTCGAGTCGTTGCGCCTGGTCGCGGACAGTGGCGTGGCGCCGCTGCGTACGCTCCGACGGCCGCTCGTCGATGTCGTCACGACGATCGCGCTGAGCGACGAGACGCTGGTCGGCGACGACCTCGCAGACCTGGTGCTCAAGCATCGCGACCTCTTCACTGCGGTCGCCGAAGCTGCCGACGATCCGGGTTGGCGCCTGAGCCGGATCCTGGTGGCGCTCGAGGACGGACCCGAGCTGCTTCGCCAGGTGGTCGCGGGCGCGACCGACCCGGTGACGGCCACATCGCTCTCGCTCGTGGACGGGCACGTCCATCTGAGGCTCACCCACACGACGGTGGGTGCCGAGGGTCTCCGGGTGGTCTTCGCTCACGACAGCCGGCGCCGAACCTTCGACTACGACGCCGCGGAGCTCGCCTCGGGCGAGGTCGAGGTGGCGCTGTCGACCTCCACGCTCGCGGGCGGGCGCTGGCGCGTACGGTTTCAGGGGCGCGACGCCTTGGGTGAGTTCGACGGGCCGGTCGTCATCGATGCGGACGTCATCGGTGAACGTTCGGCCGACAGGGCGCGGATCGTCGAGCTCGAGGGCCGTGCGCGCCACGGGATCGACATCGACCCGAGCATCGGCGAACGGGGAGTGCGCAAGGCACGGCGCGTGGCCGGGAGGATCGTGCGACGGGTCCGCCGGTAA
- a CDS encoding acyl-CoA thioesterase, producing MSTPDRKAPTRADYVHWRTITTRWRDDDAYGHLNNATYYEYFDTAVNAYLFEATGVNVRKLPKIGIVAETSCRYLREIGFPEPVEAGLVVDKVGSSSVIYRIGLFQGPGEEAAAEGRFVHVYVDNTDPSRPVTPIPDEIREAVLPLWREN from the coding sequence ATGAGCACTCCTGACCGCAAGGCCCCGACCCGCGCCGACTACGTGCACTGGCGCACGATCACCACCCGCTGGCGTGACGACGACGCCTACGGGCATCTCAACAACGCGACCTACTACGAGTATTTCGACACCGCCGTCAACGCCTACCTGTTCGAGGCGACCGGCGTGAACGTGCGGAAGCTGCCGAAGATCGGGATCGTCGCGGAGACCTCGTGCCGCTACCTGCGCGAGATCGGGTTCCCCGAGCCGGTCGAGGCCGGACTTGTCGTCGACAAGGTCGGCAGCTCGTCGGTCATCTACCGGATCGGGCTCTTCCAGGGGCCGGGCGAGGAGGCCGCGGCCGAGGGCCGGTTCGTGCACGTCTATGTCGACAACACGGACCCGTCGCGGCCGGTGACGCCGATACCCGACGAGATCCGGGAGGCAGTTCTGCCGCTGTGGCGGGAGAACTGA
- the smc gene encoding chromosome segregation protein SMC, translated as MYLKRLTLKGFKSFASATTLELEPGITCIVGPNGSGKSNVVDALAWVMGEQGAKSLRGGKMEDVIFAGTAGRAPLGRAEVSLTIDNTDGALPIEYAEVTISRTMFRNGGSEYAINGSPCRLLDVQDLLSDSGIGREMHVIVGQGQLDTILRATPEDRRGFIEEAAGVLKHRKRKEKALRKLDSTQVNLDRLQDLLVEIRRQLKPLGRQAEVARQAQTVQMDVRDAKARIYADDLVSARTELDKELADEGALLARRAEVEETIAEGREQEAVLEAALREDLPALAAAQETWFALNSLRERLRGTQSLASERVRNAAGSEDLEVRQGRDPEELEAQAEVAREQEETADAEVEELRYSLEEAVEARKAAEDAAAEEERRVKGLERAAADRREGLARLTGQVNALKSRAAAADGEVGRLTAAREEALARAERAQRDFTSLETKVAGLDAGEEGLDAEHEAAAAALEDIEGRLGKLQAEAQQADRDRSTLAARKDALEMGLNRKDGAGALLGSDLPGVLGSVAALLAVRSGYEAAVAAALGTASDAVVVESAERAVGAIEHLKTEDLGRAGLLLGGSPEETGGWPSLPAGAAYALDVVECQPVLRPAVARLLDKVAVVEDLASARALVVENPEMTAVTREGDLIGAHFAAGGSSSVPSLLEVQAAVDEATAQLAEANAVSERATFETSRLEAERLAAQKRVDVALAKLHESDATLAAVAEELGQFGAQARAARGEAERLLAAVEQAQEARENAVAGLAELEERLAMAEEEPEDEPDVSARDGLAQAARDARQREMDARLALRTSEERARALAGRAEGLLRAARQEREQRAKAAARREQLRREGEAARAVGTAVAYALDCLEVSVQQAARARTEIEESRTGREQALRECRSLLRNLGKELEELVNSVHRDEMARAQQRMRIEQLEERILDELGLDPEAIVKDYGPDQMVPQHPDEDGNEREPIPYVRAEQAKRLKVAEKNLRALGKVNPLALEEFAAMEERHKFLTEQLEDLKQTRKDLLDIVKEVDNRVEQVFTEAWEDVRVAFDHVFSRLFPGGEGRLVLTDPDNMLTTGIEVEARPPGKKVKRLSLLSGGERSLVAVAFLVSLFKARPSPFYILDEVEAALDDTNLGRLLEIYEELRESSQLLVITHQKRTMEVGDALYGVTMRGDGVTTVISQRLRDVQPA; from the coding sequence ATGTACCTCAAGCGTCTGACCTTGAAGGGGTTCAAGTCCTTCGCGTCCGCGACGACCCTCGAGCTCGAACCCGGCATCACCTGCATCGTCGGGCCCAACGGCTCGGGCAAGTCCAACGTCGTCGACGCGCTCGCCTGGGTGATGGGTGAGCAGGGCGCCAAGAGCCTGCGCGGCGGCAAGATGGAGGACGTCATCTTCGCCGGCACCGCCGGGCGCGCCCCGCTCGGCCGCGCCGAGGTCTCGCTGACGATCGACAACACCGACGGTGCGCTGCCGATCGAGTACGCCGAGGTCACCATCTCCCGCACGATGTTCCGCAACGGCGGCTCGGAGTATGCGATCAACGGCAGTCCGTGCCGGCTGCTCGACGTCCAGGACCTGCTGTCGGACTCCGGCATCGGCCGCGAGATGCACGTCATCGTCGGCCAGGGCCAGCTCGACACGATCCTGCGCGCGACCCCGGAGGACCGCCGCGGCTTCATCGAGGAGGCCGCCGGCGTCCTCAAGCACCGCAAGCGCAAGGAGAAGGCGCTGCGCAAGCTCGACTCCACGCAGGTCAACCTGGACCGGCTCCAGGACCTGCTCGTCGAGATCCGCCGCCAGCTCAAGCCGCTCGGCCGCCAGGCGGAGGTCGCCCGGCAGGCGCAGACGGTGCAGATGGACGTACGCGACGCCAAGGCCCGCATCTATGCCGACGACCTGGTCAGCGCTAGGACCGAGCTCGACAAGGAGCTCGCCGACGAGGGCGCGCTGCTGGCCCGTCGGGCCGAGGTCGAGGAGACCATCGCGGAGGGACGTGAGCAGGAGGCGGTGCTCGAGGCCGCGCTGCGCGAGGATCTGCCGGCGCTGGCCGCCGCGCAGGAGACCTGGTTCGCGCTGAACTCGCTGCGAGAGCGGCTGCGCGGCACCCAGTCCTTGGCCTCCGAGCGGGTCCGCAACGCGGCCGGCTCCGAGGACCTGGAGGTGCGCCAGGGGCGCGACCCTGAGGAGCTCGAGGCCCAGGCCGAGGTGGCCCGCGAGCAGGAGGAGACCGCCGACGCCGAGGTCGAGGAGCTTCGCTACTCCCTCGAGGAGGCGGTCGAGGCCCGCAAGGCGGCCGAGGACGCCGCGGCCGAGGAGGAGCGCCGGGTCAAGGGGCTCGAGCGCGCCGCCGCCGACCGCCGCGAGGGGCTGGCCCGGCTGACCGGGCAGGTCAACGCGCTCAAGTCGCGGGCCGCTGCCGCCGACGGCGAGGTCGGGCGGCTGACCGCTGCCCGCGAGGAGGCGCTGGCTCGCGCCGAGCGAGCTCAGCGCGACTTCACCTCCTTGGAGACCAAGGTCGCCGGGCTGGACGCGGGGGAGGAGGGCCTCGACGCCGAGCACGAGGCCGCTGCCGCCGCGCTCGAGGACATCGAGGGGCGGCTCGGCAAGCTGCAGGCAGAGGCTCAGCAGGCCGACCGCGACCGCTCCACCCTGGCCGCTCGCAAGGACGCCTTGGAGATGGGACTGAACCGCAAGGACGGTGCAGGTGCGCTGCTCGGCTCGGACCTGCCCGGCGTCCTGGGTTCGGTCGCCGCGCTGCTCGCGGTGCGCTCGGGCTACGAGGCCGCCGTCGCGGCAGCGCTCGGGACCGCGTCGGACGCGGTGGTCGTCGAGTCGGCCGAGCGGGCAGTCGGCGCGATCGAGCATCTCAAGACCGAGGATCTCGGTCGGGCCGGGCTGCTCCTGGGCGGATCGCCCGAGGAGACCGGCGGCTGGCCGTCGCTGCCCGCGGGGGCGGCGTACGCCCTGGACGTGGTGGAGTGCCAGCCGGTGCTGCGGCCCGCGGTGGCGCGACTGCTCGACAAGGTGGCGGTCGTCGAGGACCTCGCCTCAGCCCGAGCGCTCGTCGTCGAGAATCCCGAGATGACCGCGGTGACCCGCGAGGGCGACCTGATCGGCGCCCACTTCGCCGCCGGCGGCTCCTCCAGCGTGCCCAGCCTGCTCGAGGTGCAGGCGGCCGTCGACGAGGCCACCGCCCAGCTCGCCGAGGCCAATGCGGTCTCCGAGCGGGCCACCTTCGAGACCTCCCGCCTGGAGGCAGAGCGGCTGGCCGCCCAGAAGCGGGTCGACGTCGCGCTGGCCAAGCTGCACGAGTCCGACGCGACCCTGGCCGCCGTGGCCGAGGAGCTCGGCCAGTTCGGTGCCCAGGCCCGCGCCGCGCGCGGTGAGGCCGAGCGGCTGCTGGCGGCCGTCGAGCAGGCGCAGGAGGCGCGCGAGAACGCCGTCGCCGGCCTCGCCGAGCTCGAAGAGCGGCTCGCGATGGCCGAGGAGGAGCCCGAGGACGAGCCCGACGTGAGCGCTCGCGACGGACTGGCCCAGGCTGCCCGCGACGCGCGTCAGCGTGAGATGGACGCGCGGTTGGCGCTGCGTACGTCCGAGGAGCGCGCCCGTGCGCTGGCCGGCCGCGCCGAAGGGCTGCTCCGCGCCGCTCGGCAGGAGCGCGAGCAGCGTGCCAAGGCGGCCGCCCGCCGTGAGCAGCTGCGCCGCGAGGGCGAGGCCGCGCGAGCGGTCGGGACCGCGGTGGCGTACGCACTGGACTGCCTGGAGGTCTCGGTGCAGCAGGCCGCCAGGGCCCGCACCGAGATCGAGGAGTCCCGGACCGGGCGCGAGCAGGCGCTGCGGGAGTGCCGCTCGCTGCTGCGCAACCTCGGCAAGGAGCTCGAGGAGCTGGTCAACTCGGTCCACCGCGACGAGATGGCCCGCGCCCAGCAGCGGATGCGCATCGAGCAGCTCGAGGAGCGGATCCTCGACGAGCTCGGCCTCGACCCCGAGGCGATCGTCAAGGACTACGGCCCCGACCAGATGGTCCCGCAGCACCCCGACGAGGACGGCAACGAGCGCGAGCCGATCCCATACGTCCGTGCCGAGCAGGCCAAGCGGCTCAAGGTCGCCGAGAAGAACCTGCGCGCCCTGGGCAAGGTGAACCCGCTGGCGCTGGAGGAGTTCGCCGCGATGGAGGAGCGTCACAAGTTCCTCACCGAGCAGCTCGAGGACCTCAAGCAGACCCGCAAGGACCTCCTCGACATCGTCAAGGAGGTCGACAACCGCGTCGAGCAGGTCTTCACCGAGGCCTGGGAGGACGTGCGCGTCGCCTTCGACCACGTCTTCTCGCGGCTCTTCCCGGGTGGCGAGGGCCGACTCGTCCTCACCGACCCGGACAACATGCTCACCACCGGCATCGAGGTCGAGGCCCGGCCCCCGGGCAAGAAGGTCAAGCGGCTCTCGCTGCTCTCCGGTGGCGAGCGGTCCCTGGTGGCAGTCGCCTTCCTGGTCTCGCTCTTCAAGGCGCGTCCCTCGCCGTTCTACATCCTCGACGAGGTCGAGGCCGCGCTCGACGACACCAACCTCGGCCGGCTCCTGGAGATCTACGAGGAGCTGCGCGAGTCCTCGCAGCTGCTCGTCATCACCCACCAGAAGCGCACCATGGAGGTCGGCGACGCCCTCTACGGCGTCACGATGCGCGGCGACGGGGTCACCACCGTCATCTCGCAGCGGCTGCGCGACGTGCAGCCTGCCTGA
- a CDS encoding glycosyltransferase translates to MDEELKRIARGGLRRGRDLARKVYNDSPLYSRADDVRLLVDCPLFDHEWYAQQVGERLDRKRAARHYLEQDPAKPLAQPSPLFDPEFFVARLTPRLRKQMGDQDPFLYWLRAELWLQPTHPLFDTDGYTERRKTESFYGGAIGHYVDRGARNGRRANDWLEQVDGRFPDLRDWIRDRRAEWQARQGGGPQTWRPAIDRGTATPAGRVPVGTVSVIVDLGASDELARATLESVAAQSGVSTEIIVIDRGLTPSAADSVADLVPGARVVPGDPDRGEPGVAAAFAQVSGDFVAYVAGGDVWNPGRLARLASVAESAGRPLVADVLERPWQPEQRFAVDVPPLSPGPDVPGPLMRVLLSRLLISASLLNEVGGPRAGIGVGWAYDLALRLTTKADVEVVPEVGVERRQGINPRRRRQDRLPLDPFDLESWEDVVRNRAFVDWAALAERAPDPDVVSVVIPTYDDSLLTVGAVEAVLEHGAGAKRLEIVVWDNGSSARVSAVLDSLPLRFPEVKVVHSTVNHNFALGNNFAVPYVTGETVVFLNNDTTALAGWLEPLVDALADPEVLAAQPLLLYPSGSVQSAGVVFPPYGGLPYNMLAEYPSEDAAGLAGHRFSALTGAALAMRYRDVVALQGFDPIFTNGMEDVDLCHRLAALRPGSFRVVTTAEVVHHESKSKGRFARAPRNRLIYLDRWAGRVEPRDDVAAWASCGYQVVGRATAGEPTGPAKTYAATRPILAPMPRASIVEGIPQLRWSIKISAPGAPEGERWGDTHFARALARSLRKLGQSAVVDHHYEWERPSALDDDVVLTLRGLSRYFPAPDGRINIGWVISHPDAVTRAEAAGFDRLLAAGPAWAERMSAQWGIRIDPLLQATDPELFNPDRTLPDSGHAVLFVGTSRDVERPIIHDAVAAGLPLSVYGHGWEPYIPRHYVKAQHMPNVRLGAEYRAAGVVLNDHWADMRDYGFISNRLFDAVASGARVISDDVVGLRDVFGDTVQVYETPEDLVKWSSMPDPSVVFGTDEHIRAEAARIHRDHGFDARARTLLDIALEERTRRDRL, encoded by the coding sequence GTGGACGAAGAGTTGAAGCGCATCGCCCGTGGCGGCCTGCGCAGGGGGCGAGACCTGGCTCGCAAGGTCTACAACGACTCGCCCCTCTACAGCCGGGCCGACGACGTGCGACTGCTCGTCGACTGCCCGCTGTTCGACCACGAGTGGTACGCCCAGCAGGTCGGTGAGCGCCTCGACCGCAAACGGGCGGCCCGTCACTATCTCGAGCAGGATCCGGCCAAGCCGCTGGCGCAGCCCAGCCCGCTCTTCGACCCCGAGTTCTTCGTCGCGCGGCTGACCCCGCGGCTGCGCAAGCAGATGGGCGACCAGGACCCGTTCCTCTACTGGCTGCGCGCCGAGCTGTGGCTGCAGCCGACCCACCCGCTCTTCGACACCGACGGCTACACCGAGCGGCGCAAGACCGAGAGCTTCTACGGCGGCGCGATCGGCCACTACGTCGACCGGGGCGCTCGCAACGGACGGCGCGCCAACGACTGGCTGGAGCAGGTCGACGGCCGGTTCCCCGACCTGCGTGACTGGATCCGCGACCGGCGCGCGGAGTGGCAGGCCCGGCAGGGCGGCGGCCCGCAGACCTGGCGGCCGGCCATCGACCGCGGCACGGCGACCCCGGCCGGTCGTGTGCCGGTCGGCACGGTCAGCGTCATCGTCGACCTCGGTGCCTCCGACGAGCTCGCTCGCGCGACCCTGGAGAGCGTCGCCGCCCAGAGCGGCGTGAGCACCGAGATCATCGTCATCGACCGTGGCCTGACTCCCTCGGCCGCCGATTCGGTCGCCGATCTCGTCCCTGGCGCGCGGGTCGTGCCGGGCGACCCGGACCGCGGTGAGCCCGGCGTTGCCGCGGCGTTCGCCCAGGTGAGCGGCGACTTCGTCGCGTACGTCGCCGGGGGAGACGTCTGGAATCCTGGTCGTCTCGCGCGGCTGGCCTCGGTGGCGGAGTCGGCCGGGAGGCCGCTGGTCGCCGATGTGCTGGAGCGTCCGTGGCAGCCGGAGCAGCGGTTCGCCGTCGACGTGCCTCCGCTCTCGCCCGGACCCGACGTCCCCGGCCCGCTGATGCGGGTCCTGCTCTCGAGGCTGCTGATCTCCGCGTCGCTGCTGAACGAGGTCGGCGGACCCCGTGCCGGCATCGGCGTCGGCTGGGCCTACGACCTCGCGCTGCGACTGACCACGAAGGCCGACGTCGAGGTCGTCCCCGAGGTCGGCGTCGAACGTCGCCAGGGCATCAACCCGCGCCGGCGGCGCCAGGACCGGCTCCCGCTGGACCCCTTCGACCTGGAGTCGTGGGAGGACGTCGTCCGGAACCGGGCCTTCGTCGACTGGGCCGCGCTCGCGGAGCGGGCGCCTGACCCGGACGTGGTCTCGGTCGTCATCCCGACCTACGACGACTCGCTGCTGACCGTCGGTGCGGTCGAGGCCGTGTTGGAGCACGGCGCGGGAGCGAAGCGGCTCGAGATCGTGGTCTGGGACAACGGCTCCTCGGCCCGCGTCTCGGCAGTGCTCGACTCGCTGCCGCTGCGGTTTCCCGAGGTGAAGGTGGTGCACAGCACCGTCAACCACAACTTCGCGCTCGGCAACAACTTCGCCGTCCCGTACGTCACCGGGGAGACCGTGGTTTTCCTCAACAACGACACCACGGCGCTGGCCGGCTGGCTGGAGCCGCTGGTCGACGCACTCGCGGACCCCGAGGTGCTCGCCGCGCAGCCGCTGCTGCTCTACCCGAGCGGGTCGGTGCAGTCGGCCGGGGTCGTCTTCCCGCCCTACGGCGGGCTTCCCTACAACATGCTCGCCGAATATCCGTCCGAGGACGCCGCCGGCCTGGCGGGTCACCGGTTCTCGGCGTTGACCGGCGCCGCGCTGGCGATGCGCTATCGCGACGTCGTCGCGCTGCAGGGGTTCGACCCGATCTTCACCAACGGCATGGAGGACGTCGACCTGTGCCACCGGCTCGCCGCGCTGCGGCCGGGGTCGTTCCGGGTGGTCACCACTGCGGAGGTCGTCCACCACGAGTCGAAGTCGAAGGGCCGCTTCGCGCGCGCCCCGCGCAACCGGCTGATCTACCTCGACCGCTGGGCCGGACGGGTCGAGCCGCGCGACGACGTGGCCGCCTGGGCCTCCTGCGGCTATCAGGTCGTCGGCCGGGCGACGGCCGGGGAGCCGACCGGCCCGGCGAAGACGTACGCCGCCACCCGCCCGATCCTCGCCCCGATGCCGCGTGCGTCGATCGTCGAGGGCATCCCGCAGCTGCGCTGGTCGATCAAGATCTCCGCGCCCGGAGCGCCGGAGGGGGAGCGGTGGGGTGACACCCACTTCGCGCGTGCGCTGGCGCGGTCGCTGCGCAAGCTCGGCCAGTCGGCGGTGGTCGACCACCACTACGAGTGGGAGCGGCCGAGCGCTCTCGACGACGACGTCGTGCTCACCCTGCGCGGCCTCTCGCGCTACTTTCCGGCCCCCGACGGCCGGATCAACATCGGCTGGGTGATCTCCCACCCCGACGCGGTCACCCGCGCCGAGGCGGCCGGCTTCGACCGGCTGCTGGCCGCCGGGCCGGCGTGGGCCGAGCGGATGTCGGCACAGTGGGGGATCCGCATCGACCCTTTGCTGCAGGCCACCGACCCCGAGCTGTTCAACCCGGACCGGACGCTGCCCGACAGCGGACACGCGGTGCTCTTCGTCGGCACCTCGCGCGACGTGGAGCGCCCCATCATCCACGACGCTGTCGCTGCTGGGCTGCCGCTGTCGGTCTACGGCCACGGCTGGGAGCCCTACATCCCACGCCACTACGTCAAGGCCCAGCACATGCCCAACGTCCGGCTCGGCGCGGAGTATCGGGCCGCCGGGGTCGTGCTCAACGACCACTGGGCCGACATGCGCGACTACGGCTTCATCTCCAACCGGCTCTTCGACGCCGTCGCCTCCGGCGCCCGGGTCATCTCCGACGACGTCGTCGGCCTCCGCGACGTCTTCGGCGACACCGTCCAGGTCTACGAGACGCCCGAGGACCTGGTGAAGTGGTCATCGATGCCCGACCCCTCGGTCGTCTTCGGCACCGACGAGCACATCCGCGCCGAGGCCGCCCGAATCCACCGTGACCACGGCTTCGACGCTCGCGCCCGCACCCTTCTCGACATCGCGCTCGAGGAGAGGACCAGACGCGACCGTCTCTAG